The Haloterrigena turkmenica DSM 5511 genome includes the window GTCCGAGTCGGGTATCGAGATCGAATCCCACTCGAGAGTGTAGCGAGCCGCCACGATCTCTATCCTAGACTCGTACGCTGCCGTCCTCTCTCCGGAACGGCAGCGAGATGTCTTCCTCGCAGAACCCGATCAGCTTCTCCTGTTCGTCGCAGATCCGGCGGACGTAGACGCGATCGTAGCCGGCATCGAGCGTGAACCTCTCCTTGCGACGGTCAACGGACGATACGGAGAGAGTTGGGAAGTTACATAGGGGCGCAACGGGCACGGTTCGCCAATGAATCACTGGTGGCGCCGGCTCGCGCTCTCGATGGGCGCCGTCTTCGCGCTCGTCGTCGTCTACGCGTGGCTCTATCGGGCGGGCATGGCCGCGTTCGAGGGCGAGACGAAGACGTTCGCGCAGGCGCTCCAGGTCGTCATCGAGTCGCTGACGACCGCGGGCTTCGGCGGCGACGCGTCGTGGGACAGCACCACGATGAACCTCTTCGTGGTCGCGATGAACCTCACGGGGGTTCTGCTGGTCTTTCTCGCCCTGCCGCTGCTGGTCGTCCCGCTGTTCCAGCAGGCGCTGCAGGACCGCCCGCCGGAGTCGACCGACCTGACCGACCACGTCGTCATCTGCGGCTACTCGCCGCGGTCGGATGTGCTCGCGGATGAACTCGAGGCGGCGAACATCCCGTACGTCTTCGTCGACGACGATCCCGAGCTCGTCGTCGGCCTCACCAACGACGGGACCGAGGCCATCCACGGCGAACTCGACCAGGAGGAGACGCTTCGCGCGGCCAACGCCGACGAGGCGCGATCGCTCGTCACCGACGTCGACGACGAGACCAACGCGGTCGTGATCCTCACCGCCCGGGAGCTCTCGAGCGCTCTCACGATCGTCAGCGTGGTCGAGGACGAGGACGTCGCGAGCTACCACCGCTACGCGGGCGCCGACGAGACTGTCCGTCCGCGACGGGTGCTCGGCCAGAGCCTCGCGACGAAGGCGACGACGACGCTGTCGTCCGAACTCCGCGACACGATCGAACTCAGCGAGGACCTCGAGGTGACCGAACTGCTCGTCCAGGACGACAGCGACCTCGTCGGCCGGACGGTCGCGGAGTCTGGGATCCGCGATCGGATGGGGATCACCGTCATCGGCGCGTGGTTCAACGGCGAGTTCGTTCCGGTTCCCGGTCCCGATCACCGAATCGACGGCAACACGATCCTGCTCGTCGCGGGCCGTCGCGACGACCTCACGGAACTGAAAGCGCGGACGGTCTCGACGCTCGAGCACCGCCCGGAGCGGGTGATCGTCGGCGGCTACGGCGTCGTCGGTCGGACCGCGGTGGAGACGCTGGCGAGTAACGGCGTCTCGACCACCGTTGTCGATCTCGCGGACGAACCCGGCGTCGACATCACCGGTAGCATCACCGACGAGGACGTCCTCGAGGCCGCCGGCACGGACGAGGCCCGCTCGGTCCTGCTGACCGTCAACGACGACGCGACGACGATCTACGCGACGCTGGTTCTCAAACAGGTTTCCCCGGATATCGAGATCATCGCGCGGGCCAACGAGACGGAGAACATCCCGAAGCTCTACCGCGCCGGCGCGGAGTACGTCCTCTCGCTGTCGACGGTGACCGGCCGGATGCTCGCCTCCGTGCTGATCGAGGACGAGGAGATCCTCACGCCCGAGACGCAGTTCGAACTCGTCCGGACGACCGCGCCCCAGATCGCCGGGAAGAGCCTCGGGGAGATCGACCTGCGGGCGCGGACCGGCTGCACCGTCGTCGCCGTCGAACGTGACAGCGAACTGCTAACCGATCTCGGCCCGGCGTTCGTCGTCCGCGAGGACGACGTGTTGATCGTCGCCGGCGACGACGAGGCGATCAACCGATTCGTCGCGCTGGCCTGCTGA containing:
- a CDS encoding potassium channel family protein, with the translated sequence MNHWWRRLALSMGAVFALVVVYAWLYRAGMAAFEGETKTFAQALQVVIESLTTAGFGGDASWDSTTMNLFVVAMNLTGVLLVFLALPLLVVPLFQQALQDRPPESTDLTDHVVICGYSPRSDVLADELEAANIPYVFVDDDPELVVGLTNDGTEAIHGELDQEETLRAANADEARSLVTDVDDETNAVVILTARELSSALTIVSVVEDEDVASYHRYAGADETVRPRRVLGQSLATKATTTLSSELRDTIELSEDLEVTELLVQDDSDLVGRTVAESGIRDRMGITVIGAWFNGEFVPVPGPDHRIDGNTILLVAGRRDDLTELKARTVSTLEHRPERVIVGGYGVVGRTAVETLASNGVSTTVVDLADEPGVDITGSITDEDVLEAAGTDEARSVLLTVNDDATTIYATLVLKQVSPDIEIIARANETENIPKLYRAGAEYVLSLSTVTGRMLASVLIEDEEILTPETQFELVRTTAPQIAGKSLGEIDLRARTGCTVVAVERDSELLTDLGPAFVVREDDVLIVAGDDEAINRFVALAC